The window GGGCCAGTGGCTGGGCGGCGACAGCGGGGACGCCATGGCCGTGCATGCCGACCACACACTCAGCCTCATCGCGGTGCAAGCGGGTCTGCTCATGGGGCATGGGCGCGACGCCAGTGGCCAAATCTGGCTCGAAGACTTGGGCTATCGCCCCAGCCAGCACACCGTCCCAGCACTGGCCTGGCTCAATGCACCCTACACATCGGCACCTAAACCCCACGCCATTCACAAAGGCAGCCACGGCGATGTGGCGGTGATCGGTGGCGAAGGCATGGCCACAAACGGCATGGGCATGAGCGGCGCGGCCATTTTGGCGGCCACAGCCGCCTTGAATGCGGGTGCGGGCCGGGTCATTTTGAGTCTGCTGTCCGGCCAGGCCAACGACTACGCCCCGCCCGATGTGATGCAACGCGAATTCAAGCGGCTGGCGCTTGAACAACTGCATGTGGTCTGCGGTTGTGGTGGCGGCACCGCTGTGAATGCACTCTTGCCCGAAGTGCTGCAGCGCAGCAGCGGCCTGGTGCTGGACGCCGATGGCCTCAATGCCGTGGCGCAAGACAGCTCAATGCAAAACGCGCTGCGCCAGCGGGCTGCGCACTCGGCAACACAAGCCACCGTCATCACGCCCCACCCACTTGAAGCGGCCAGACTGCTGGGCTGCAATACGGCCCAGGTGCAAAACGACCGCCTCAAAGCGGCTCAAGAACTGGCCGAGCGCTTCCAATGTTGCGTGGTCCTCAAGGGCTCAGGCACCGTGATCGCCGCGCCCGATCAGACGCCGCGCATCAACATCACAGGCAACGGCCGACTGGCCATTGGTGGCACGGGTGATGTGCTGGCTGGGCTGGTGGGCGCACGCATGGCACAAGGCCCAAACACCCCAGAAGCCGCCTTCGATGCAGCCTGCCAAGCCGTGGCCCAACACGGCCAAGTGGCCGATGGCTGGCCGCCTGGCCAGGCCCTTACCGCCAGCCGACTGGCGAAGCGGCTGGCCTGACAAGCGACCAACCTGAACCGCCTCAGCGCCGAGGCTTCGTGGTCCTGGCACCTTTTTTCTTGGCGGCCGCTTTTTTCACCGAGGCCTTGAGCGCCTGGATGGGCGAGCGGTTGCGCTCGGCATCGGCCAAGCGACGGTCCTGGGCACCCCGCTTTTTGTTGCGCACGCCTTCAGTCGGTGCCGACAAGCCTTTGTCGCGCATGGCCCTCGGCACCAAATCGTCACCCGCCGTCACCAGCCGGAAATCGATCTTGCGCCCATCCAGGTCCACCCGACTGACCTGCACCTGCACCCGGCTGCCAATGGCATAACGGATGCCCGTGCGCTCGCCGCGCAACTCCTGGCGCAACTCGTCAAAGCGGAAATACTCGCCGCCCAGCTCGGTGATGTGCACCAGCCCCTCGACATACAAAGTGTCCAGGGTCACAAAGATGCCGAAGCTGGTGGCCGCAGAGACCACGCCGCTGTATTCCTCACCCAAATGCTCGCGCATGTACTTGCACTTGAGCCAGGCTTCCACATCCCGGCTGGCTTCGTCGGCGCGGCGCTCGTTGGCGCTGCAGTGCAGGCCCGCAGCCTCCCAGGCGCGTTGGTCGGCAGCCGACATGCGCACACGTGGTGCAGACGACTCGGGTGCGTCACCCTTGGCCGCACGGCTTTTCTCCAGCCGTTTGCTGAGCTTGGCATGCGCTTCACCCGGCACAGGCAAGCTGGGCAGTGTGTATTTGCGCTCCAGCAAGATGGCTTTGATCACCCGGTGGACCAGCAAGTCGGGATAACGCCGAATGGGGCTGGTGAAGTGGGTATAGGCCTCGTAGGCCAGACCAAAGTGGCCGCTGTTCACTGGCGTGTAAATGGCCTGCTGCATCGAGCGCAGCAACATGGTGTGGATCTGCTGTGCGTCCGGGCGGTCCTTGGTGGCGAGCGCAATTTTCTGGAACTCGCTGGTGTGCGGCTCGTCGCTGATGCTCATGCCCAAACCCAAGGCCTTGAGGTAATTGCGCAGGATGTCTTTTTTCTCGGCCGTTGGGCCTTCGTGCACTCGGAACAAACCCGGATGCTTGCCCTGCTGGATGAAGTCGGCGCTGCAGACGTTGGCCGCCAGCATGGCTTCTTCAATCAATCGGTGGGCTTCATTGCGCACACGCGGCACGATCTTCTCAATGCGGCCGCTTTCGTCACACACGATTTGTGTTTCGGTGGTTTCAAAGTCCACCGCACCACGCACTGCACGCGAGGCCAGCAAGGCACGGTACACGTCCTGCAGGTTCATCAGGTCGGTCACACGCTCTTTGCGTTTGGCCGCTTCCGGTCCACGGGTGTTGGCCAAAATGGCCGCGACTTCGGTGTAGGTGAAGCGTGCATGGCTGTGCATCACCGCCGGGTAAAACTGGTAGGCGTGCACGTCGCCCTTGGCGTTGACCAGCATGTCGCAGACCATGCACAAACGGTCCACGTCAGGGTTGAGCGAGCACAGGCCGTTGGACAATTTTTCCGGCAGCATCGGGATCACGCGGCGCGGGAAATACACGCTGGTGGCCCGGTCGTAGGCATCGATGTCAATGGCGCTGCCGGTTTGCACATAGTGGCTCACGTCAGCAATCGCCACCAGCAAGCGCCAGCCCTTGCCCCGGCCCACTTTGGCCGGTTCGCAATACACCGCATCGTCAAAGTCGCGGGCGTCTTCGCCATCAATCGTGACCAAGGGCACATCGCGCAGGTCCACCCGGTCTTTACGATCCTTGGCCAGCACCTTGTCCGGCAAACCTTTGGCCTGCTCCAAACAACCCGCAGAGAACTCGTGCGGCACGCTGTACTTGCGCACGGCAATCTCGATCTCCATGCCCGGATCGTCGATCTCGCCCAGCACCTCTTTCACGCGACCGACGGGTTGTCCGAACAAGGCGGGCGGTTCGGTCAACTCGACCACCACCACCTGGCCTGGTTTGGCCGTGCCCGTGGCGCCTTTGGGGATCATCACGTCTTGGCCGTAGCGCTTGTCTTCGGGGGCCACCAGCCACAAGCCACCTTCGTGCAGCAAGCGCCCAATGATGGGATGCTCGGGGCGCTCAACGATCTCGACAATGCGGCCTTCGGGACGGCCCTTGCGGTCCTGGCGCACGATTCGGACCTTCACACGGTCCTTGTGCAAGACGGCACGCATCTCGTTGGGCGACAGGTAAATGTCCGACTCGCTGTTGTCACGGATCAAGAACCCATGACCGTCCCGATGTCCTTGGACACTGCCTTCAATTTCTTCCAGCAAGCCGCTGGGTGGCGCTACTTTTTTGATATACAATCCTTTTATTCCTGAGGCGCCCAGATGGCGGAATTGGTAGACGCACTAGTTTCAGGTACTAGCGAGTAACATCGTGGAGGTTCGAGTCCTCTTCTGGGCACCAATCTTATCGAATCAGATAAGTTAAACACAGCACAAGCCGTTGATTTTTGGTCAACGGCTTTTTTGTTGCCTAAACCACTGTGCGTGGCTTCAAAACCTAACAAAAAGCGGCGCAACCGGGCCAACCGGAGGCTGGCCAGCGGCGCACCGCGCAACATCAAACCGGCACCCCCACCAGGTCGTGACCTTCGACACTGACGATGCGGGCTCGGGTGAATTCACCCACCTTGAGGGTTTTGCTCAATTTTTCCGGTGGCAACAAACGCACCACACCATCGATTTCGGGGGCATCGCCAAAACTGCGGCCAACGCCGCCACGGCGGCCCATGGCTGGGGCACTGTCCACCAGCACCTGCATGGTCGCGCCCAAGCGCTGGCGCAAACGCGCAATTGAGACCTCTTCGGCCACTGCCATGAATCGGGTGCGGCGCTCTTCGCGCAGCGCCTCGGGCAGCATGCCGGGCAAGTCGTTGGCCGTTGCGCCCTTGACCGGGCTGTAGGCAAAACACCCTGCGCGGTCAATCTGCGCTTCGCGCAAAAAGCCCAGCAGGTGCTCAAACTCTTCTTCGGTCTCGCCCGGGAAACCGGCGATGAAGGTGCTGCGAATCACCAACTCGGGACACAACTCGCGCCAGCGCTGGATGCGCTCCAGGTTTTTTTCACCACTGGCTGGGCGCTTCATGCGGCGCAGCACATCGGGGTGGCTGTGCTGAAATGGCACATCCAGATAAGGCAAGACCAAGCCCTGTGCCATCAAGGGGATGATGTCGTCCACGCTGGGGTAAGGGTAGACATAGTGCAAACGCACCCAAGCACCATGCTCGCGAGCCATCTCGCCCAGGGTCTGCACGAGCTCCAGCATGCGGGTCTTGACCGGCTTGCCGTCCCAAAAACCGGTGCGGTATTTCACATCCACACCGTAGGCCGAGGTGTCCTGGCTGATCACCAGCAGCTCTTTCACGCCGCCTTCAAACAAGGCTTTGGCCTCTTTCAGCACATCGCCAATCGGGCGAGAGACCAAGTCGCCACGCATGGACGGGATGATGCAAAACGTGCAGCGGTGGTTGCAGCCTTCGCTGATTTTCAAATACGCATAGTGGCGCGGCGTGAGCTTGAGGCCCGCTTCGCCAAAACCACCGGGCACCAAATCCAGAAAGGGGTCGTGCGGCTTGGGCAGGTGCGTGTGCACCGCGTCCATGACCTCTTGTGTGGCGTGGGGTCCGGTCACGGCCAGCACGCTGGGGTGCATTTCCCGCACCATATTGCCGCCGCCCTCGCCTGTCTTGGCACCCAGGCAACCGGTCACGATCACTTTGCCGTTCTCGTTCAAGGCCTCGGCAATTGTGTCCAGACTCTCCTGGATGGCTTCATCAATGAATCCACAGGTGTTGACGATCACCAGGTCGGCGCCCTCAAAGGTCTTGGAGGTCTGATAGCCCTCGGCGCTCAGCTGGGTCAGGATCAGCTCGGAATCGGTCAACGCTTTGGGGCAACCCAAGCTGACAAAACCCACTTTGGGAGCGGGCTGGCTG is drawn from Limnohabitans sp. 63ED37-2 and contains these coding sequences:
- a CDS encoding bifunctional ADP-dependent NAD(P)H-hydrate dehydratase/NAD(P)H-hydrate epimerase gives rise to the protein MHTLSRSHAWPALGPSQVRQLEPALQTLSATPLMQSAGLACARLALAVAPHARRVWVAAGPGNNGGDGLEAALLLHQWGKEVVVSLVNSTGPGPADARAALQRAQEAGVRIQPDVPTEWLAQLDAQDLCIDALLGIGATRPLSADLRACVQAMQNGQAPVLAIDVPTGLNPQSGQWLGGDSGDAMAVHADHTLSLIAVQAGLLMGHGRDASGQIWLEDLGYRPSQHTVPALAWLNAPYTSAPKPHAIHKGSHGDVAVIGGEGMATNGMGMSGAAILAATAALNAGAGRVILSLLSGQANDYAPPDVMQREFKRLALEQLHVVCGCGGGTAVNALLPEVLQRSSGLVLDADGLNAVAQDSSMQNALRQRAAHSATQATVITPHPLEAARLLGCNTAQVQNDRLKAAQELAERFQCCVVLKGSGTVIAAPDQTPRINITGNGRLAIGGTGDVLAGLVGARMAQGPNTPEAAFDAACQAVAQHGQVADGWPPGQALTASRLAKRLA
- the rnr gene encoding ribonuclease R encodes the protein MYIKKVAPPSGLLEEIEGSVQGHRDGHGFLIRDNSESDIYLSPNEMRAVLHKDRVKVRIVRQDRKGRPEGRIVEIVERPEHPIIGRLLHEGGLWLVAPEDKRYGQDVMIPKGATGTAKPGQVVVVELTEPPALFGQPVGRVKEVLGEIDDPGMEIEIAVRKYSVPHEFSAGCLEQAKGLPDKVLAKDRKDRVDLRDVPLVTIDGEDARDFDDAVYCEPAKVGRGKGWRLLVAIADVSHYVQTGSAIDIDAYDRATSVYFPRRVIPMLPEKLSNGLCSLNPDVDRLCMVCDMLVNAKGDVHAYQFYPAVMHSHARFTYTEVAAILANTRGPEAAKRKERVTDLMNLQDVYRALLASRAVRGAVDFETTETQIVCDESGRIEKIVPRVRNEAHRLIEEAMLAANVCSADFIQQGKHPGLFRVHEGPTAEKKDILRNYLKALGLGMSISDEPHTSEFQKIALATKDRPDAQQIHTMLLRSMQQAIYTPVNSGHFGLAYEAYTHFTSPIRRYPDLLVHRVIKAILLERKYTLPSLPVPGEAHAKLSKRLEKSRAAKGDAPESSAPRVRMSAADQRAWEAAGLHCSANERRADEASRDVEAWLKCKYMREHLGEEYSGVVSAATSFGIFVTLDTLYVEGLVHITELGGEYFRFDELRQELRGERTGIRYAIGSRVQVQVSRVDLDGRKIDFRLVTAGDDLVPRAMRDKGLSAPTEGVRNKKRGAQDRRLADAERNRSPIQALKASVKKAAAKKKGARTTKPRR
- the rimO gene encoding 30S ribosomal protein S12 methylthiotransferase RimO, with amino-acid sequence MSEMTATASLPTSQPAPKVGFVSLGCPKALTDSELILTQLSAEGYQTSKTFEGADLVIVNTCGFIDEAIQESLDTIAEALNENGKVIVTGCLGAKTGEGGGNMVREMHPSVLAVTGPHATQEVMDAVHTHLPKPHDPFLDLVPGGFGEAGLKLTPRHYAYLKISEGCNHRCTFCIIPSMRGDLVSRPIGDVLKEAKALFEGGVKELLVISQDTSAYGVDVKYRTGFWDGKPVKTRMLELVQTLGEMAREHGAWVRLHYVYPYPSVDDIIPLMAQGLVLPYLDVPFQHSHPDVLRRMKRPASGEKNLERIQRWRELCPELVIRSTFIAGFPGETEEEFEHLLGFLREAQIDRAGCFAYSPVKGATANDLPGMLPEALREERRTRFMAVAEEVSIARLRQRLGATMQVLVDSAPAMGRRGGVGRSFGDAPEIDGVVRLLPPEKLSKTLKVGEFTRARIVSVEGHDLVGVPV